One Phycisphaerae bacterium RAS2 DNA window includes the following coding sequences:
- the glnQ gene encoding Glutamine transport ATP-binding protein GlnQ, whose translation MIEAADIHKRFGATHVLRGASLKVGKGEVAALIGGSGSGKSTLLRCINALESFDAGTIRVGDITLSPMSNGADQAATHLKLRRRIGMVFQQFNLFPHMSALENVMCGPVHAQGSPRDRAVVLARELLARVGLADKADARPASLSGGQQQRVAIARTLANQPEAILFDEPTSALDPRMTAEVLAVMGDLAASGQTMIVVSHHMGFVRRSATTVHMLHAGRVIESGPPAQVFESPARDETREFLSHAME comes from the coding sequence ATGATCGAAGCGGCAGACATTCATAAGCGATTCGGCGCGACGCACGTGTTGCGCGGCGCATCGCTGAAGGTTGGCAAGGGTGAAGTCGCCGCGTTGATCGGTGGTTCCGGAAGCGGCAAAAGCACGCTTCTCCGCTGCATCAACGCGCTGGAGTCATTCGACGCGGGCACGATCCGCGTCGGGGACATCACATTGTCGCCGATGTCCAACGGCGCCGATCAGGCAGCAACTCATTTGAAACTTCGCCGACGCATCGGCATGGTCTTTCAACAATTCAACTTGTTCCCGCACATGAGCGCATTAGAAAACGTCATGTGCGGCCCGGTGCATGCGCAAGGCTCGCCGCGCGACAGGGCCGTCGTGCTCGCGCGAGAACTCCTGGCTCGCGTGGGTCTGGCTGACAAGGCCGACGCGAGGCCGGCGAGTCTGTCCGGCGGGCAGCAGCAGCGCGTGGCCATCGCCCGAACTCTTGCGAATCAACCCGAGGCGATCCTGTTTGATGAACCGACCAGCGCCCTGGACCCGCGCATGACTGCCGAGGTGCTCGCGGTCATGGGCGATCTGGCTGCAAGCGGGCAGACGATGATCGTGGTCAGTCACCACATGGGATTCGTGCGCCGCAGCGCGACCACGGTGCACATGCTGCATGCTGGGCGCGTCATTGAGAGCGGTCCGCCGGCGCAGGTGTTTGAATCTCCCGCGCGGGACGAGACACGCGAGTTCCTGTCGCACGCGATGGAATGA